In the genome of Streptomyces sp. NBC_00259, the window AGCGGGTCGACCACCAAGCTGACCAGCGGCACCGTCACCGCCGTCAACGTGACGGTCAACTACGGCGACGGACCGGTCTACAACATGGTCCGTACGACCGCCTGTTCGGCCGGCGGCGACAGCGGCGGCGCGCACTTCGCCGGCTCGGTCGCCCTCGGCATCCACTCGGGCAGCTCCGGCTGCACGGGCACGAACGGCTCCGCGATCCACCAGCCGGTGCGGGAGGCGCTGGCCGCGTACGGCGTCAACGTGTACTGACAGCGGGTACTGATGCCGTGTACTGACGCCGCGGACGTGCTTCCCCGGGAGGCCGTCGATCGGTGAAGCGGTCCGGGGCGCGCTGCGTGCGCGCCCCGGACCGTCCTGATGAGCGCATACGAGCGGTGGCCGGGCGTGTGACCCTGACAGAGTGGCGCACATGACGGACACCACGACGCAGCTGCGTACAGCCCACACCTACCAGCTGTCCGCGGCCACGCTCGACGAGATCCGCCTCATGCTCGACGGAGCCTTCGACGGCGACTTCGGCGACGAGGACTGGACCCACGGGCTCGGCGGCATCCACGCCTTCATCGGCGACAGTGACGGGATCGCCGCCCACGGCAGCGTGATCATGCGCCGGGTGCTGCACGCGGGACGCTCGTACCGCACCGGCTACGTCGAGGCCGTCGGCGTCCGCGCCGACCGCCGCCGCGAGGGCCTGGGCGGCCGGGTGATGGCGGCGCTGGAGACGGTCATCGACGGCGCGTACGAACTCGGCGCCCTCTCCGCCTCCGACGACGGCGCCACGCTGTACGCCGCACGCGGCTGGCAGCTGTGGCGGGGCCGGATCGAGGCGCTGAGCCCCGACGGCGTCATCCACCTCCCGGACGAGGAGGGCTCCGCCTACCTCAGGCCCGCCGCCAGCGGCCCCCTGCCGGACGCCGCCACGTCCGCGCTGCTCTTCGACTGGCGGGACGGCGACGTGCTCTGAGCCAGGTGCCCGCTCTCACCAGCACCGCTTCAAGATCGCGTCTCAGATAGTAGGAAGTCCGACTAATTGTAGAGACAGCGAGGCCCGGCTCCCTTAGCTTTGTAGGAGCCGAACGTCTCGCTCGATCCAGCGAATGGCGGCCCCGAGCCGGTGCCCCAAGCAGGCAACCCCTGCGGCCCCGCTCCCCGCCCCTTCCGGCGCCTTCGATCGTTTGTGATCTCAAGGAGTCGATCACCATGCCCGAGACGACCTTCCGCCGCCGCGTCCGTCACACGCCCCGCACCAGCGAGTCCGACCGCAAGAGCGCCGCCGCGAACGCCGCCGCCGCCTTGCAGCGAGCCCTCGACCGCAGGGACAACGGCGGCGAGACCGGGCACTGACCCGGCGGCACCGGGCCCTGACCTCCGGGGCGCCCCGGGGTCACTGACCGCGCCTGACCTCGAAGTAGTCGATGCGCTCGCCGTTCTCGGCGAGCGCGGAGACCTTCAGCTTCGCCGCCGCACCGGTCTCCGCCTCCACCGCGAGGAAGGAGAAGCCGGGGTAGCGGACGCGCGACCACTCGACCGTGTCCGGGTCGGGCAGCCGCAGCTTCGTCCAGATGCGGGGTAACTTGCCAGTAACTTGCGGCCCTTCGCCAGACTCCGGATGAACGGAGTTCAACGAAACCGCGTGTGAGAAGTGCGTCCGTATGGTGGACGTCGAATGTCATTCGCTGGGACGCGGAGTACGGTGCCGATATGTCTCGCAGCCTCAATCTCGCAGTGATCCCCGGTGACGGCATCGGCCAGGAGGTCGTGGCCCAGGGCCTCAAGGTCCTCTCGGCCGTGCTTCCTCAGGACGTGAAGCTGGAGACCAAGGAGTACGACCTCGGTGCCAAGCGCTGGCACCGCACCGGCGAGACCCTCCCGGACGCGGAACTCGAATCCCTCAAGCAGCACGACGCGATCCTGCTCGGCGCGATCGGCGACCCCTCCGTGCCGTCCGGCGTCCTGGAGCGCGGGCTGCTGCTGAAGCTCCGGTTCGCCTTCGACCACTACGTCAACCTGCGTCCGTCGAAGCTCTTCCCGAACACCGCGACCCCGCTCGCGGGCCGCCCGGACATCGACTTCGTCGTCGTCCGCGAGGGCACCGAGGGCCCGTACACCGGCAACGGCGGCTCGCTGCGCACCGGTACGCCCGCCGAGGTCGCCACCGAGGTCAGCGTCAACACCGCGTACGGCGTCGAGCGTGTCGTGCGTGACGCTTTCGAGCGAGCCAAGGCCCGCCCCCGCAAGAAGCTGACGCTGGTTCACAAGAACAACGTCCTCGTGTACGCGGGCCACATGTGGAAGAACATCTTCGACAGGGTCGGCCAGGAGTATCCCGAGGTCACCACCGACTATCTGCACGTCGACGCCGCGACGATCTTCTTCGTCACCCAGCCCGAGCGCTTCGACGTCATCGTCACCGACAACCTTTTCGGTGACATCCTGACCGACCTGGCCGCTGCCGTGACCGGCGGCATCGGACTGGCCGCCTCCGGAAACGTCAACCCGACGGGCGCGTTCCCGTCCATGTTCGAGCCCGTCCACGGCTCCGCGCCGGACATCGCGGGCCAGGGCAAGGCCGACCCGACGGCCACGATCCTGTCCGTCGCCCTCCTCCTGCGCCACCTCGGCCACGAGACCGAGGCCGTGCGCATCGAGGACGCCGTCGCCGCCGACCTGGCGGAGCGTGACGGCGGCACCGCCCGCACCACCGACGAGATCGGCGACGCGCTCGCCGTACGAGTAGCGGGCTGATCCGTCGACTCTCGAAACCTCGAAGCCGCCGGGTCGCAACGCACCCGGCGGCTTCTCCTTTGCGGCCTCCGGGTGCCACCATCAAGCCATGGGCCGCGATTCACGCCGTTCTGCTGTGTTCTGCTCCGGCCCCCACGCGCTGCGATAATCGGACGTGGGGCCGCACCATGCGGGGAAGCTCGGACGTCCTAGCAGAGACGGTCATGGGTTCGGTCCGTCACAAACACACGGTGAAGGACACGCAGACATGACGACGACCACGATCGAGCTCAAGCCCTCCTCGAACCCGCTGTCCGACGCGGAGCGCGAGGCGATCCTGGCCAACCCCGGATTCGGCCGCCACTTCACCGACCACATGGTGACGATCAAGTGGACCGAAGGGCGCGGCTGGCACGATGCGCAGCTGACCCCGTACGCGCCGCTGTCCATGGACCCGGCCAACATGACGCTGCACTACGCGCAGGAGATCTTCGAGGGGCTGAAGGCCTACCGCAGGCCCGACGGCTCGGTCGCCACCTTCCGGCCCGACGCCAACGCGGAGCGCTTCCAGGTCTCCGCCCGGCGTCTGGCCATGCCGGAGCTTCCGGTCGAGACGTTCATCGCGGCCTGTGACGCGCTGGTCCAGCAGGACAAGGCGTGGGTCCCGGCGCACGGCGGCGAGGCCTCGCTGTATCTGCGTCCGTTCATGTTCGCCAACGAGGTCGGTCTCGGCGTGCGTCCGGCCAACGAGTACCTCTTCATCGTCATCGCCTCACCGGCCGGCCCGTACTTCCCCGGTGGCGTCAAGCCCGTCTCGATCTGGCTCTCCGAGGACCGCGTCCGCGCGGTGCCCGGCGGCATCGGTTTCGCCAAGACCGGCGGCAACTACGCCGCGTCCCTGCTCGCCCAGGCCGAGGCCGCCGCGAAGGGCTGTGACCAGGTCGCCTACCTCGACGCCGTGGAGCACAAGTGGGTCGAGGAGCTGGGCGGGATGAACCTGTACTTCGTGTACGGGGACAAGATCGTCACGCCCGAGCTCACCGGCTCGCTGCTCGCGGGCATCACCCGTGACTCGCTTCTCAAGCTCGCCCGCGACCTCGGCTACGAGGCGGTGGAGGACCGGGTGTCCATCGACGACTGGAAGCGCGACACCGAGAACGGCACGCTGCACGAGGTCTTCGCCTGTGGCACCGCCGCCGTCATCACCCCCGTCGGCACGGTCAAGTCCGCCCACGGCGAGTGGTCGCAGGCGAACGGCGAGCCGGGCAAGGTCACGATGGAGCTGCGCAAGGCGCTGCTCGACATCCAGACGGGCGCCGCGGAGGACCCGCACGCCTGGATGCACACGCTGGGCTAGGAGCGGGCTAGGAGCCCCTTTCCGGATCGGTGACCCACACCGCGGCAAGGTCACCGCGGCGAAGGCACCGCGGCGTAGGCACCGAGACGAAGGCGCCGCGGCGAAGCACCACGGCGAAGGCTCCCGCACGCACCGCGTGCGGGAGCCTTGCTGTTCGCCCGGCGACCGCGTGGCGGTCCATGGCCCCGGAGGGCGAGCCTTCAGTCCACGGCGGTCATGATCCGGCCGGCCGGTTCGGTGGCGGGCGCCGCCTCCGGCCGCGGCCGAAGCACCGCGTACACCAGGCCACCCGTCACACCGGACAGGACGAAGCTGCAGTCCACGCCGCCGGTCAGGGCGAGCAGCGGGCCCTCGTGGAACGGGGTCGAGACGGAGAGCAGGCCCACCCCCGCGCCCAGCGTCCAGGCGATGGCCGCCCGTGGCTCCCAGCCCGCGCGGAACCAGTAGACGCCGCCCCGGGCACGCCGGTTGTAGACCTGGAGCGCTTCGGCGTCGTACGCGCCGCGGCAGCGCAGATGGCCCATGAGGGTGATGACGGCCCAAGGGGTGCCGATCGCCGTGAGCAGCAGCACGAACGAGGTCATCGCCGACCGGGCGTCCCAGGCGAAGTGCCCGAGGAAGACGAAGACGGTGGCGACGACCGCGACGATCACGGTGGACGCGGTGCGGCTGGCCCTGGGGACGATCGCGTCGAGGTCGAGGCCCATCGAGTACAGCATCAGCCCGGCGTTGCCGACCGAACCGGCCGCGGCGGCGAGCAGCAGCGGCAGCAGGTACCAGGTGGGGGAGGCCTCGACCAGCGGGCCCGCGTAGTCCTGCGAGGCGCGGGCGGCCAGCGCGGTGAAGGTGCCGAACAGCTGCGGGATCAGGAGTCCGGCGAACAGGCCCAGACAGGTCGCGTTCAGCACCGCGCGCGGGGTGTGCCGCCGCGGCGAGATGTAGCGGGTGTAGTCGCCGAGCAGCGTGATGAAGGCGATCGGACCGCTGAGCCCGGCGGCCACGGCCGAGAGCGCCCAGGTCGGCCAGAAGGAGCCCATCAGATACGGGGCGTCGGGCGGCGCCGCGGTCGTCAGGTCCGGCGCGTACGCCACGAGGCCCAGCGTGAGCAGCGCGATCATCCCGAGGGCCAGGACCTTGCTCATCCGCAGCAGCAGCCGGTAGCCGAAGACCGCACCGATCACGGTGCACGCGGCCAGCAGGGCGTAGACCAGGGCGTGGCTCGGGCCGCCGGCCGGCAGACCGGTCAGCCGGGCCAGGGTGCCGACCATCACGTCGCCGCCGATCCACAGGGTCAGCGCGGTGTACCCGAGGGACAGCAGGAGGCCGACGACCGAGCCGATCAGCCGTCCGCGTACGCCGAAGAAGGCGCCGCTGGACGTGGAGAGATTGGTCGCCGTGCGCAGTGAGACGAGCGCGAGCGGTGCCGTCACGAGCACACCGGCGACCGTGCCCGCGACCACCGAGGTCACCGCGCCCCACAGGCCGAGGCCGAAGGAGACCGGCAGCCAGCCGAAGACGATCACACCGAGGCAGAGGTTGGAGCCGAGCAGGATCGCGACGAGATCGCGGGGACCGCTGGTCCGTTCCGCTTCGGGGATGGTGTCGACTCCGCGCTGTTCGATCGGCATCGGGCTCTCCCTGGTCCACAGGCGTCGTTTGAGTGCTGCTCTATGTGAACCCGGCGAAGAGCTGGCGTCAATGCTTCCGGTCAAGGAAAGTGCGGGTTAGAGTGTCGTTCAAACGTCTGGAATCGGATTCAGAGATTCCGGAGCGATGCACCCAGCAGGAGGCCGCGGTGGACCTCCAGGGAGGCGTGGTGACGTGCGACTGACCCCGACCGAGCGCGACCGGCTGCTGCTGTTCGGCGCCGCCGAACTGGCCCGGGCGCGGCGTGCCCGTGGGCTCAAGCTCAATGTCCCCGAGGCGACCGCACTGATCGCCGACACCGTCTGCGAGGCGGCCAGGGACGGGCGCCGGCTCGCCGAGGCGATCGAGGCGGCCCGCTCCGTACTCGGCCCCGGCGATGTCCTGCCCGGTGTGGCCGATGTGGTCACCGAGGTCCATGTCGAGGCCGTCTTCGACGACGGATCCCGGCTCGCGGTGGTCTCCGACCCCATCGGGGGCGGCGGCCTCGGCGACGCGGCCCCCGGCGCCGTCCTGCCCGGACCCGCGCAGCCCGCACCCGAGCCCGCGGTGCGGCTGACCGTACGCAACACCGCGACCGTCCCCGTCAGCGTCACCTCCCACTTCCACTTCTTCGAGGCCAACCCCCGGCTCGACTTCCCCCGGGCGGCGGCCTACGGCATGCGCCTCTGCGTCCCCGCCGGGTCGTCCGTCCGCTTCGACCCGGGCGGCGAGGCCGAGATCGGACTCGTACCGATCGGCGGCGACCGCATCGCCATCGGCTTCGCCGGCCTCGTCGACGGGCCGCTCGACGCGCCGGGCGCGAAGGCCGAGGCCCTGCGCCGAGCGGCGGCCTGCGGCTATCTCGGCGCCGACGCGGAAGAGCAGGTGCAGCGGCAGGTGCAGCAGGACGAGCAGCAGCAGGAGGAGGACCGGTGACCGGTAACGATCCGCACGAGTACGCGAGCGTCCACGGCCCCCGCGCCGGGGACCGGGTCGTGCTGGGCGACTCCGGACTCGTCGTCCGTGTCGAGTCCGACTCCCAGAAGTCCGGGGACGAGTTCCTCGCCGGCTTCGGCAAGACGGCCCGCGACGGAATTCATCTGAAGGCCGCCGCGGTCCGCGAGACCTGTGACGTCGTCATCAGCAACGTCCTCGTCATCGACGCCGTCCAGGGCATCCGCAAGGTGTCGATCGGCATCCGTGAGGGCCGCATCGCCGGTATCGGACGCGCCGGGAACCCGGACACCCTCGACGGTGTGGACGTCGTCGTCGGCACCGGCACGTCGATCGTCTCCGGCGAGGGCCTCATCGCCACCGCCGGCGCCGTCGACACCCATGTGCATCTGCTGTCGCCGCGGGTCATGGAGGCCTCCCTCGCCTCCGGTGTCACGACGATCATCGGCCAGGAGTTCGGCCCCGTCTGGGGCGTCGGCGTCAACTCGCCCTGGGCCCTCAAGCACACCTTCAACGCCTTCGACGCCTGGCCCGTCAACATCGGCTTCCTCGCCCGCGGTTCCTCCTCCGGCGACGCCCCGCTCGTCGAGGCGCTCGCCGAGGGCGGCGCCTGCGGCTTCAAGGTCCACGAGGACATGGGCGCCCACACCCGCGCCCTCGACACCGCGCTGCGGGTCGCCGAGGAGTACGACGTCCAGGTCGCCCTGCACAGCGACGGCCTCAACGAATGCCTGTCGGTCGAGGACACGCTGAACGTCCTCGACGGCCGGACCATCCACGCCTTCCACATCGAGGGCTGCGGCGGAGGGCACGTACCGAACGTCCTCAAGATGGCGGGCGTGCCGAACGTCATCGGCTCCTCCACCAACCCCACCCTGCCGTTCGGCCGGGACGCCGTCGCCGAGCACTACGGAATGATCGTCTCCGTACACGACCTCAAGACCGACCTGCCCGGTGACGCCGCCATGGCCCGCGACCGCATCCGCGCCGGGACGATGGGGGCCGAGGACGTCCTGCACGACCTGGGCGCGATCGGCATCACCTCCTCGGACGCCCAGGGCATGGGCCGTGCCGGCGAGACCGTGCGCCGCACCTTCGCCATGGCCGGGAAGATGAAGGCCGAGCTGGGTCCCATGGACGGCGACGGCGCCCACGACGACAACGCGCGCGTCCTGCGCTACATCGCCAAGCTGACGATCAACCCGGCCGTCGCCCACGGTCTCGCGCACGAGATCGGCTCGATCGAGAGCGGCAAGCTCGCCGACATCGTGCTGTGGAAGCCGCAGTTCTTCGGGGCGAAGCCGCAGCTCGTGCTGAAGGCCGGCTTCCCGGCGTACGGGGTGACCGGCGACCCGAACGCCGCGACCGACACCTGCGAACCGCTCGTCCTGGGACCGCAGTTCGGCGCCCACGGGGCAACCCCCGCGGACATCTCCGTGGCGTTCGTGTCCCAGGCCGCGGCCGCGCTCGGCGACGACAGGATGCCCACGCGCCGGCGTCGCGTCGGGGTACGCGGCACCCGGGGCATCGGCCCCAAGGACCTGCTCCTCAACTCCCGGGTCGGCGACGTGGCCGTGGACGCGCACAGCGGACTGGTCACGCTCGACGGCGATCCGCTCCGCTCGGACCCGGTCGAATCCATGTCCCTCAACCGCCTCTACTTCCTCTAGGACTCACGTCATGACGTTCCGTATGCCGCCCGAGTGGGCCCCCCACGAGCGCACCTGGATGGCCTGGCCAGGTCCCAACCCGACCTTCACCGACGACGAGGAACTCGCGGAGGCGCGCGCCGCGTGGGCGGACGTGGCCCGTGCCGTACGCCGCTTCGAGCCGGTCACCATGGTCGTCGGGCCCGGGCAGCGCGAAGGCGCCCGTGAACTCCTGGGCGAGGACGTGGAGATCGTGGAGCGCGAGCTCGACGACGCCTGGATGCGGGACATCGGCCCGACCTTCGTCGTCGACGGCGAGGGCGCTCTCGCCGCCGTCGACTGGGTCTTCAACGGCTGGGGCGCCCAGGACTGGGCGCGCTGGGAGCACGACTCCAAGATCGCCCGCCATGTCGCGGACCTCGTGAACGTCCCCGTCCACTCCTCGGGCCTCGTCAACGAGGGCGGCGCGATCCACGTCGACGGCGAGGGCACGGTCCTGCTGACCGACACGGTCCAGCTCGGCGCCGGCCGCAACCCCGACTGGACCCGGGAACAGGTCGAGGCCGAGATCCACGCCAGGCTCGGCACCGAGAAGGCGATCTGGCTGCCGCACGGTCTGAGCGGCGACTACGGCATGTACGGCACGCAGGGCCACGTCGACATCGTCGCCGCGTTCGCCCGGCCGGGCGTGGTCCTCGTCCACAGCCAGAAGGACCCCGCCCACCCGGACCACGAGCGCTCCCGGACCTATGTCGAGCTGCTGCGCGGCCGGACGGACGCCCGTGGCCGGGCCCTGGAGGTCGTCGAGATCCCGGCGCCCACCGTCCTCAAGGACGAGGACGGCGAATGGGTCGACTACTCGTACATCAACCACTACCTCTGCAACGACGGCGTGGTGCTGTGCGCCTTCGACGACCCGAACGACGAGATCGCGGCGGCGGTCTTCCGGCGGCTGTTCCCGGACCGTACGGTGACCCTGGTGGACGCGAGGGCGATCTTCGCGGGCGGGGGCGGCATCCACTGCATCACCCAGCAGCAACCGCGTGTCTGACCCGGATTCCGGGGCGGGGCACGGGTCATCCGCGGGGCACCGGCCATCCGCGGGGGCCGGGCGGATCGGGTACAACGTACGGGTGAACGTTCCCCCGCCCCCTCGACGCCGCAACGCCGCCCCGCCCCGTGAGGAACTGCTCGCCGCGGCGATGGCGACCATCGCCGAGCGCGGGCTCGACGGGCTCACCATGGCCGGGCTCGGGCGCGAGGTGGGGATGAGCAGCGGGCATCTCCTCTACTACTTCCGCACCAAGGACGAGCTGCTGCTCCAGACCCTGGAGTGGAGCGAGGGCCGCCTCGGCGCGGAGCGCAGCTCCCTGCTGTCCAGGCTCGGGCCCGCACGCGAACGGCTCGACGCCTACGTCGACCTGTACGTCCCCGACGGCCACCGCGACCCGCACTGGACGCTGTGGCTGGAGGTCTGGAACCGCTCGCAGAACGCCGACGACGACGCCCGCGCCCGCCAGGCCGCCATCGAGGGCGCCTGGCACCGCGATCTCGTCGCGCTGCTCGCCGAGGGCAGCTCGCGCGGCGAGTTCCGCGCCGTCGACGCGGATCGCTTCGCCGCCCGGCTGCGCGCGCTGCTCGACGGCTTCTCCGTCCATGTGGCGGTGGGGATACCGGGCACGAGCCGGGAGCAGGTCCTGGGCCACGTAAGGGAGTTCATCGACGAGGCACTGACGCCGGTGACCCCGGGAACGTGACGCACGCAGGTACTGCCGATCGTTGCCGTCCCGATCATGACGCCCGGCCGTCGTGCACGGCGGTCACCCGCCCGTGGCCGCCGCCTCCGGCTGCTGCACGAGGCGCTGCTGCATCTTCTGGAGCGAGTCCGCGGCGTACTTGTGGATCTGCGGGTCCAGCTTGCTGCTGCCGACCACGTAGGCGCTCAGGACACTCTTGCCGTCCCGTCCGGTGGCGATGACGTAGAGGTCGTCGACCTTGCCCCCGTTCGCGGTGACGACCTGGTGGCCCTCCTCGGACACCAGCTCGTCGAAGCCGGTCACCTGCGGCGGGGTCGCCTCGCGCACCCCGTTCCAGCGTTCCTTGGCCCGGTGCTGTTCCGGACAGCGGTGGATGTTGTCCCGGGCGTCGGCGAGGTACTGCTTCGCCGTGGCCTCGTCCACGAACACCTTGACCTCGGACGTCCCCGCGATGCCCGACGACGTCTGGTACACGTTGCGCTGCAGGGAGGCCAGCGTGCCGGCCCGACTGGGACGGCTGGCGAACTCGCAGTCCTCCCGCACCAGCGACTCCGGCGCGGGGTCCACCTCGTACGGATCGTGCTGGGTGAAGCCGGCACCCCAGTCCGGGGGTGCCAGGGCCACCCGGGTCGCGACCGCGTGGGCGTCCGCCTCCGCAGCCTTCGTGTCGACCGGGGTGGGGGAGCCGGAACCTCCGCCGCCGTCGTCCCCGTCGCCGCCGAGTGACAACACCAGCACCACGACGAGGGCCAGCACCGCCGCCGCCCCGCCGACGAGCAGTGCGAGGGTACGACGGGAGCGTCCGCCGGACGGGCCGGGACCGGGCGGCGGCGGACCGGCAGCCGGTCCGGACGGCCGGGGCACGGGTCCGGACGGCGGTCCTGTGGGGGGTTGTGAACTCATGGGTTTCCCCTACCACTCCGCCGGGCGGCACCCCGCCCGCTGAACGGGTGCGGGGGCGGGTCACCGGACGGCGCCCGCATACTGAGACCGCTGTCCATGCTGGCACGCACATGTGGCAGACTGCCACTGTGCTCGCATTCGCCATGATTATCGGCAGCAGCGCGCCGGTCCGCAGTGACCGCTGACCCGTGGCCAGTAACCCCCGCGGCAGCGGCACCGTGCCCCAGACCCGCGCGCAGACCTCTCGCACCCGCGAGGGGTCTTTTCGTTTTACGGCCCCACCCCGGCCGGACGAGAGGCGCGCGAAGATGGGGGCAAGTGGAGCCAAGAATTCCGGAGCCACTCATCCGACAGGAGTCACAACAGCCATGACCACAGAGGCCACGGACACCGATAGGGACGGCGTCACCGACGACGGTTTCCATGTCTTCGACACCACGTTGCGCGACGGCGCGCAGCGCGAGGGCATCAACCTCACCGTCGCGGACAAGCTGACCATCGCCCGGCACCTCGACGAGTTCGGCGTGGGCTTCATCGAGGGCGGGTGGCCGGGCGCCAACCCCCGGGACACCGAATTCTTCGCCCGGGCCCGCCAGGAGATCGACCTCAAGCACGCCCAGCTCGTCGCGTTCGGCGCCACTCGCCGGGCCGGCGCCACGGCCGCCGAGGACCCGCAGGTCAAGGCACTGCTCGACTCCGGTGCGCCGGTGATCACGCTGGTCGCCAAGTCCCACGACCGCCATGTCGAGCTCGCTCTGCGCACGACGCTCGACGAGAACCTGGAGATGGTCCGCGACACCGTCACGTACCTGCGCTCCCAGGGCCGGCGCGTCTTCGTCGACTGCGAGCACTTCTTCGACGGCTACCGGGCCAACGCCCAGTACGCCAAGGCCGTGGTCAGGGCCGCCTCCGAGGCCGGTGCCGACGTGGTCATCCTCTGCGACACCAACGGCGGCATGCTGCCCGCCCAGATCCAGGCCGTCGTCTCCACCGTCCTCGCCGACACCGGCGCCCGCCTCGGCATCCACGCCCAGGACGACACCGGCTGCGCCGTGGCCAACACCCTCGCGGCCGTCGACGCCGGCGCCACACACGTCCAGTGCACCGCCAACGGCTACGGCGAGCGGGTCGGCAATGCCAACCTCTTCCCCGTCGTGGCCGCGCTGGAGCTGAAGTACGGCAAGAAGGTGCTGCCCGCCGGCGCCCTGCAGGAGATGACCCGGATCTCGCACGCCATCGCCGAGGTCGTCAACCTCACGCCGTCCACGCACCAGCCCTATGTGGGTGTCTCCGCCTTCGCCCACAAGGCCGGACTGCACGCCTCCGCGATCAAGGTCGATCCGGACCTGTACCAGCACATCGACCCCGAGCAGGTCGGCAACACCATGCGGATGCTCGTCTCCGACATGGCCGGCCGTGCCTCCATCGAACTCAAGGGCAAGGAGCTCGGCGTCGACCTCGGCGGCAACCGCGAGCTCGTCGGCCGGGTCGTGGAGCGGGTCAAGGAGCGCGAGCTGAGGGGCTACACGTACGAGGCCGCGGACGCCTCCTTCGAACTGCTGCTGCGCGAGGAGGCGGAGGGCAGACCGCGCCTGTACTTCCGTACGGAGTCCTGGCGCGTGATCGTCGAGGACCGCCCCGACGGCACCCACGCCAACGAGGCCACGGTCAAGCTGTGGGCCAAGGGCGAGCGGATCGTCGCGACGGCCGAGGGCAACGGGCCGGTCAACGCGCTGGACCGGGCGATGCGGGTGGGGCTGGAGCGGATCTACCCGCAGCTCGCCAAGCTGGAGCTGGTCGACTACCGGGTCCGCATCCTCGAAGGCCGCCACGGCACGGGGTCCACCACCCGCGTACTGATCACGACGGGCGACGGCACCGGCGAGTGGTCGACGGTCGGCGTCGGTGACAACATCATCGCCGCCTCCTGGCAGGCCCTGGAGGACGCCTACACCTACGGACTGCTGCGGGCCGGGGTCGAGCCGGCGGAGTAGCCGGAGGCGGTTCCGGAACCGCCCGTGCGGTTCCGGAGTCCCCTCACCTGCGGCTATGTCCTATTTCATGCCATTCGGGTAGCTTCGATGGTATGAGGACCAGGCCGTTCGCCCTGCTGTCTGCCCTCGCCGGGCTGACACTCTTCCTGCTGCTGGCCCTGGCCCCTGGCGCGGGCGCCAGGGCCACGGGCATCTCCGACGCGGCCGAGGCCCTGAAGCAGGGCCCGGTCTACGTCGATCCGGGGGCTCGCTCCCAGCTTTCCGAGGCCGACCAGAAGGCCCTCGCGCAGAAGATCGAGAACGCGGACAAGCCCGTGTTCATCGCCGTACTGCCCGAAGGCTCGCAGTTCCCCGCGGACAGCGTGCTGCGCGATCTGCGCACCGCGACGGGGATCACCGGGCTGTACGGAATCCGGCTCGGTGACGGCTTCGACGCGGGCGCGGACAGAAGCGTCATGCCCGCCAACGCCGTGCAGAACATCGTGTCCGGAGTGAAGGCGCCGGGCGTCGACGCCGCCACCCAGCTCGACAACTTCGTCGACCAGGCCCTCCCGACCGTCCGCGGCACCGCACCCTCCTCCTGGAGCAGCGGCTCCGAGGGC includes:
- the cimA gene encoding citramalate synthase, whose amino-acid sequence is MTTEATDTDRDGVTDDGFHVFDTTLRDGAQREGINLTVADKLTIARHLDEFGVGFIEGGWPGANPRDTEFFARARQEIDLKHAQLVAFGATRRAGATAAEDPQVKALLDSGAPVITLVAKSHDRHVELALRTTLDENLEMVRDTVTYLRSQGRRVFVDCEHFFDGYRANAQYAKAVVRAASEAGADVVILCDTNGGMLPAQIQAVVSTVLADTGARLGIHAQDDTGCAVANTLAAVDAGATHVQCTANGYGERVGNANLFPVVAALELKYGKKVLPAGALQEMTRISHAIAEVVNLTPSTHQPYVGVSAFAHKAGLHASAIKVDPDLYQHIDPEQVGNTMRMLVSDMAGRASIELKGKELGVDLGGNRELVGRVVERVKERELRGYTYEAADASFELLLREEAEGRPRLYFRTESWRVIVEDRPDGTHANEATVKLWAKGERIVATAEGNGPVNALDRAMRVGLERIYPQLAKLELVDYRVRILEGRHGTGSTTRVLITTGDGTGEWSTVGVGDNIIAASWQALEDAYTYGLLRAGVEPAE
- a CDS encoding agmatine deiminase family protein translates to MTFRMPPEWAPHERTWMAWPGPNPTFTDDEELAEARAAWADVARAVRRFEPVTMVVGPGQREGARELLGEDVEIVERELDDAWMRDIGPTFVVDGEGALAAVDWVFNGWGAQDWARWEHDSKIARHVADLVNVPVHSSGLVNEGGAIHVDGEGTVLLTDTVQLGAGRNPDWTREQVEAEIHARLGTEKAIWLPHGLSGDYGMYGTQGHVDIVAAFARPGVVLVHSQKDPAHPDHERSRTYVELLRGRTDARGRALEVVEIPAPTVLKDEDGEWVDYSYINHYLCNDGVVLCAFDDPNDEIAAAVFRRLFPDRTVTLVDARAIFAGGGGIHCITQQQPRV
- a CDS encoding TetR/AcrR family transcriptional regulator, giving the protein MNVPPPPRRRNAAPPREELLAAAMATIAERGLDGLTMAGLGREVGMSSGHLLYYFRTKDELLLQTLEWSEGRLGAERSSLLSRLGPARERLDAYVDLYVPDGHRDPHWTLWLEVWNRSQNADDDARARQAAIEGAWHRDLVALLAEGSSRGEFRAVDADRFAARLRALLDGFSVHVAVGIPGTSREQVLGHVREFIDEALTPVTPGT